The Cyclopterus lumpus isolate fCycLum1 chromosome 6, fCycLum1.pri, whole genome shotgun sequence genome contains a region encoding:
- the hps5 gene encoding Hermansky-Pudlak syndrome 5 protein, which yields MPLIPVVPENHSHVLAEFDCLDPLLSALRLDSGRLKCTCLAVSRKWLALGTSAGGLHLIQKEGWKQRLILTHKEGSIAEVACCPHDEDFIAVATSQGLVVVWELQLERRGRPERVSVSWEHRGQAISALCWDTSTLRVFVGDTGGKVSFLRAGSSKMGKGSAFVIFPVQTVTTVDSRVVQLGYQDGRLLISSLSRCYLCDTEREKFWRVGNKERDGEYGACFFPQNRGLLVGQPPLLYSARPGSRIWEASFNGEVLSTHQFKQPLACPPLPLIPYRDEPQYYNPVQKSPQSIAFPKLLYFGDQNLLTWTHSAVYIFTPQNGQVLLWTEVKDLVDIAVYRNELFCLHGSGRLSHLSLLSAERCVERLLRRESWPLAAMVCCMFQHTITTSRARKAIPIDRLEHLRSQLSSNTHLELTGQLEEVISKLEPLDSASSSRRSSISSHESFNVLDCGIYRVISRRGSQSDEETSSLINQSMSEEERLKEFSFVQEDDQVDHDPQSSERMEAERSEQGLHFHLPLSFRPKPPRIALQAVKDSVSSFVKKTTERINTLQMNSELWQRPEFKDSGHSEMSASASYSEEMDNEVYDEMPNAEADMQELQSATERAISQIQDPLVLLDPVCLGEALQEWLAVLQRILGPVEHRSTAAGDSNVDVPGEERWDYLNSCSEQQEESLISSGEPAESITEEKKEETCELEEKEDQCESNGSPPDPVRVVSPKPVPSDLLADLTQLATLYTEMRCFKNQENEVLGCTTFLRSYFFLLDQERVRRMCLLCHQDQPEVQSSFIEAMLDLTQSSKVVEVIRRGDLLRSLRSLRELQPWSAPPLLAHLHRLYQKHREAAVRSFTQFYPTITPADVMTMAQQGHFLAYLDNLVQSRTEEHRLSFLQSLLEPESLRQDWLELALTHDAPQRCDTLSPDGQPRWHSHCFSWGYGRLLSLLIRLPADLSSKQKMAETCRSHGYWTGYIYLCCELQCRKEAFTTICQLDDISLLDEADGVVPQTLEEWRLLIQLSQRCSSEVDSEQVTGVNGSSRSNSLADCDGKISPEKLTLMLARTAGPDRAMAVLEECGVQLVLSPHSKLVCELLRVTEKRQRAMIQTMLERCDRFLWSQHA from the exons ATGCCTTTGATACCagttgtgccagagaaccacaGTCATGTTCTGGCAGAGTTTGACTGCCTCGATCCACTTCTGTCTGCTCTCCGTTTGGACTCAGGCAGGCTCAAG TGTACCTGTTTGGCAGTGTCAAGGAAGTGGCTTGCTTTAGGAACATCAGCAGGAGGGTTGCACCTGATCCAGAAGGAGGGCTGGAAGCAAAGGCTCATCCTCACTCACAAG GAGGGATCTATCGCTGAGGTGGCATGTTGCCCTCATGATGAAGACTTCATTGCTGTTGCAACAAG TCAGGGTCTGGTGGTGGTGTgggagctgcagctggagcgACGGGGTCGTCCAGAGAGAGTCAGTGTGTCCTGGGAGCACAGAGGTCAGGCCATCTCTGCACTCTGCTGGGACACCAGCACACTTAGAGTTTTTGTCGGGGACACTGGAGGCAAGGTGTCCTTTCTCCGTGCAGGATCCTCCAAGATGGGCAAG GGGTCAGCATTCGTTATCTTCCCTGTTCAGACCGTCACCACTGTGGACTCCAGAGTGGTTCAGCTCGGGTACCAAGATGGCCGCCTGCTAATATCTTCCCTGAGCCGCTGCTACCTCTGTGACACAGAGAG GGAGAAGTTCTGGCGTGTTGGAAATAAGGAGCGTGATGGGGAGTATGGAGCATGTTTTTTCCCTCAGAACAGGGGATTATTGGTTGGTCAGCCCCCCCTGCTGTACTCTGCCCGGCCAGGGTCACGAATATGGGAGGCCAGTTTTAATGGCGAGGTTCTGAGCACCCATCAGTTCAAACAGCCATTGGCCtgtcctcctctacctctcatCCCTTACAG AGATGAGCCCCAATATTACAACCCAGTGCAGAAGAGCCCCCAGTCAATCGCCTTCCCGAAACTGCTTTATTTTGG AGACCAAAACCTGCTGACCTGGACTCATTCAGCTGTTTATATCTTCACACCTCAGAACGGACAAGTGCTTCTGTGGACTGAAGTCAAAG ACTTGGTGGATATTGCTGTCTACCGCAACGAGCTCTTCTGTCTCCATGGCAGCGGACGTCTGTCCCACCTCTCCCTGTTATCTGCAGAGCGCTGTGTTGAGCGTCTGCTCCGGAGGGAGTCCTGGCCTCTAGCTGCTATGGTCTGCTGTATGTTCCAGCACACAATCACCACCAGCAGG GCCAGGAAAGCAATTCCCATCGACCGCCTTGAGCATCTCAGGTCCCAGCTCAGCtccaacacacacctggagctgACTGGCCAGTTGGAGGAAGTCATCTCTAAACTGGAGCCTTTGGACTCCGCCTCCAGCAGCCGAAGAAGTAGCATCTCCTCACAT GAGAGCTTCAACGTGCTGGACTGTGGAATCTATCGCGTGATCAGCCGCAGAGGAAGTCAGTCAGATGAGGAGACGAGCTCCCTCATCAATCAGTCCATGTCGGAGGAGGAGCGGCTCAAAGAGTTCAGTTTTGTGCAGGAGGATGATCAGGTGGATCATG ATCCACAGAGCAGTGAGCGTATGGAGGCTGAGCGATCTGAGCAAGGCCTGCActtccacctccccctctcATTCCGTCCCAAACCCCCCCGCATCGCTCTGCAGGCTGTCAAAGACAG tgtTTCTAGTTTTGTTAAGAAGACAACTGAGAGGATCAACACCCTGCAGATGAACTCTGAGCTCTGGCAGCGGCCTGAATTCAAAGACAGCGGACATTCAGAAATGTCAGCCTCAGCCTCCTACTCAGAGGAAATGGACAATGA AGTTTATGACGAAATGCCAAACGCAGAGGCCGACATGCAGGAACTTCAATCGGCGACGGAGCGCGCTAT CTCCCAGATCCAAGATCCTTTGGTGCTTCTGGATCCGGTCTGCCTGGGAGAAGCTCTGCAGGAGTGGCTGGCGGTGCTGCAGCGAATACTCGGACCCGTAGAGCACAGGTCAACTGCTGCGGGTGATTCCAATGTGGATGTAccgggagaggagaggtgggatTATCTAAACTCCTGCTCAGAGCAACAAGAGGAGTCTTTGATCTCATCAGGAGAACCCGCAGAGAGcatcacagaggagaagaaagaagagactTGTGAGCTTGAAGAAAAAGAGGACCAGTGTGAGTCAAATGGGAGCCCTCCAGATCCTGTTCGAGTGGTGTCTCCCAAACCAGTACCATCGGATCTACTGGCAGATCTCACCCAGCTGGCAACGTTATACACAGAGATGAGGTGCTTTAAAAACCAGGAGAATGAAGTCTTGGGTTGTACAACTTTCCTGCGCTCCTACTTCTTTCTGCTGGACCAAGAGCGTGTGAGAAGAATGTGTCTGCTGTGTCATCAGGATCAGCCGGAGGTGCAGAGCTCCTTCATCGAGGCCATGCTAG ATCTCACTCAGTCCAGTAAGGTGGTGGAGGTTATTCGGAGAGGGGATCTGCTGAGATCGCTGCGCAGTCTAAGAGAACTGCAGCCCTGGAGTGCCCCTCCACTCCTTGCTCACTTACACAG GCTGTATCAAAAGCACAGGGAGGCGGCTGTACGCTCATTTACGCAGTTCTATCCCACGATAACTCCTGCTGATGTAATGACCATGGCTCAACAAGGCCACTTCCTGGCGTACCTGGATAATCTGGTCCAATCACGAACTGAGGAGCACAG GTTGTCATTTCTGCAGTCCCTTCTTGAACCAGAATCACTGAGACAGGATTGGCTGGAGCTGGCACTTACCCACGATGCCCCTCAACGCTGTGATACCCTGAGTCCTGATGGACAGCCCAG GTGGCATTCGCATTGCTTCAGTTGGGGTTATGGACGCCTCCTGTCTCTCCTGATTCGTCTTCCAGCAGACCTGTCCTCCAAGCAGAAGATGGCAGAGACTTGCCGCAGTCACGG GTATTGGACGGGCTACATATATCTCTGCTGTGAGCTGCAGTGTCGCAAAGAAGCGTTCACCACCATCTGTCAGCTGGATGACATCAGTCTGCTGGACGAAGCTGATG GTGTTGTGCCTCAGACCCTGGAAGAGTGGAGGCTCTTGATCCAGTTATCTCAGCGATGCAGCAGCGAGGTAGACTCGGAGCAGGTCACAGGTGTGAATGGGAGCAGCCGGTCCAACAGCTTGGCAGATTGTGATGGAAAGATCAGCCCAGAGAAACTGACCCTGATGCTGGCCCGAACAGCCGGGCCTGACCGCGCCATGGCCGTCCTAGAGGAGTGCGGAGTGCAGTTGGTCCTTTCACCACACTCCAAACTGGTCTGCGAGCTTCTGAGAGTCACTGAGAAGAGGCAGAG aGCAATGATCCAGACGATGCTTGAGCGCTGCGATCGCTTCCTCTGGTCTCAGCACGCCTAA
- the epx gene encoding eosinophil peroxidase produces the protein MDAALGVSVSLLGLALVLLSFPEHASLNRVFDNTSGRISGTLYPGSEFVKEALQRATELTDAAYARASDRVKKSLSEGALRPSDLLAQFKQTEARTRTQIMAAELLDNTVELIREMVYTHTMVQPDHQELLSEGDMENLLQVTGCSAELQRPSCDTDCLSERYRSITGECNNRHNPRWGAANIPYSRWLPAEYEDVWGMPRGWDPEHTYHNASLPPVRLVSQEVLFTHNDNISLDSTLSHLLVEWGQWIDHDVVLTPQSPSTSAFKTGADCTRTCSRDTPCFPIQIPLSDPRNGVQSCMPFFRSAPSCVAGVPTRSRREQLNAITSFVDASMVYGSSTSLASTLRNRSSPLGSMTLNSQHSDQELAYMPYLPRRQAHLDPCGPRNSITSGALERSRQQENTTSCFQAGDSRANEHLGMIALHTLFLREHNRLVKELHLLNPRWSPDTLYQEARKIMGAIHQILTWEHYLPRVLGESAMSRLLPPYKGYDPEVDPSIANVFAAAAFRFAHVTVQPVVTRLGPGYTTNSQHPQLPLHHSLFASWRVVQEGGIDPVLRGLLLSPAKLQTPGQMMVEELTERLFQAQGGMPLDLGALNLQRGRDHGLPGYGSWRRSCGLSVPDTTSELAEILSNFTLAHKLQLLYRTPHNIDVWVGAISEPALPGGRVGPLLSCLLARQFRALRDGDSFWWEREGVFTGTQRRHLHGVSLSRVICDNSHITHVPVDPFSRTESPEDMLACSHPLIPHLDLSPWKEPDTDPSCGLIPRIHSGYSLLCDSIILYQCHSGFKLLGSSSVSCDPSSQQWSPTPPTCQDINECKEQTSVCSQNLDCLNIPGSFICSEPSSLSVVSVVTAVVVVIGGVAALLVIMFCCRRYFPKKEESVNAGCCQEKR, from the exons ATGGACGCAGCACTCGGG GTGTCGGTCTCTCTGCTTGGACTGGCTCTTGTCCTGCTCTCCTTCCCTGAGCATGCTTCTCTCAACAGGGTATTTGACAACACTTCAGGTAGGATTTCTG GAACTCTGTATCCAGGATCTGAATTTGTAAAGGAGGCACTTCAGAGAGCGACTGAGCTGACTGATGCTGCTTACGCACGCGCCAGTGATAG GGTGAAGAAGTCTCTGTCTGAAGGCGCTCTGAGACCCAGTGACCTGCTGGCTCAGTTCAAACAGACTGAAGCCAGGACCAGGACTCAGATCATGGCTGCAGAACTGTTGGACAACACAGTGGAGCTGATCAGAGAGATGGTCTACACTCACACAATGGTGCAGCCCGACCACCAGG AGCTGCtgagtgaaggagacatggagaACCTCCTGCAGGTGACTGGCTGCTCCGCTGAGCTGCAGAGACCCAGCTGTGACACCGACTGTCTGTCCGAGCGCTACAGATCCATCACAGGAGAGTGCAACAACAG ACACAATCCCAGATGGGGGGCTGCAAACATCCCATATTCCCGCTGGCTGCCGGCAGAGTACGAGGATGTGTGGGGGATGCCCAGAGGCTGGGACCCAGAGCACACCTACCATAACGCCAGTCTGCCTCCA GTGCGGTTGGTGTCTCAGGAAGTGCTGTTCACTCACAATGACAACATCTCTTTGGACTCCACTCTCTCCCACCTGCTGGTGGAATGGGGTCAGTGGATTGACCACGACGTGGTGCTGACGCCTCAGAGCCCCAGTACATCCGCTTTCAAGACCGGAGCTGACTGCACACGCACCTGCAGCCGGGACACGCCCTGCTTCCCCATACAG ATCCCTCTGTCAGATCCTCGCAATGGCGTCCAGAGTTGTATGCCTTTTTTCCGCTCTGCTCCCAGCTGTGTTGCTGGCGTCCCGACTCGTAGCCGCCGCGAGCAGCTCAACGCCATCACCTCCTTCGTAGATGCCAGTATGGTGTACGGCAGCTCCACTAGTCTGGCCTCGACTCTGAGAAACCGCTCATCTCCTCTGGGCTCAATGACCCTCAACTCGCAGCACTCAGACCAGGAGCTGGCCTACATGCCATATTTGCCACGCCGGCAGGCTCACCTGGACCCCTGCGGCCCCCGAAACTCCATCACCTCAGGGGCATTGGAACGATCCCGGCAGCAGGAGAACACCACGTCCTGTTTTCAAGCTG GTGATTCAAGAGCTAATGAACATCTGGGAATGATTGCACtacacacactctttctgagAGAGCACAACCGGCTGGTCAAAGAGCTGCACCTGCTCAACCCTCGCTGGAGCCCTGATACACTTTATCAGGAGGCCCGCAAGATCATGGGAGCCATTCATCAG ATCCTAACGTGGGAGCACTACCTGCCGCGGGTCCTCGGTGAGAGTGCCATGTCTCGTCTGCTGCCTCCTTATAAGGGATATGATCCGGAGGTGGATCCCAGCATTGCAAACgtctttgctgctgctgcatttcGTTTTGCCCACGTCACCGTGCAGCCAGTGGTGACCAGGCTGGGGCCAGGATACACCACCAACTCCCAGCATCCCCAGCTGCCTCTGCATCATTCGCTGTTTGCCTCTTGGAGGGTCGTGCAAGAAG GTGGTATAGACCCTGTACTGCGCGGCCTGTTGCTGTCCCCGGCAAAGCTGCAGACTCCAGGTCAGAtgatggtggaggagctgaCAGAGAGACTGTTTCAGGCACAGGGAGGGATGCCTCTGGACCTCGGGGCCCTTAACCTCCAGAGGGGCCGGGATCACGGCCTGCCTG GATACGGCTCATGGAGAAGGTCCTGTGGCCTCTCTGTTCCCGATACTACATCAGAACTGGCTGAAATTCTGAGTAACTTCACGTTGGCTCACAAACTCCAGCTCCTGTACAGGACGCCACACAACATCGACGTGTGGGTCGGGGCCATCTCTGAGCCCGCTCTCCCAGGAGGCCGAGTCGGACCACTGCTGTCCTGCCTGCTGGCGAGACAGTTCAGAGCGCTGAGAGACGGGGACAG TTTTTGGTGGGAGAGGGAAGGAGTGTTCACCGGCACCCAGAGGAGACACCTCCACGGCGTCTCTTTGTCCCGTGTCATTTGTGACAACAGCCACATCACTCATGTCCCCGTTGACCCGTTCTCACGTACCGAGAGCCCGGAGGACATGCTGGCATGTTCGCACCCCCTGATCCCCCACCTCGACCTCAGCCCCTGGAAAGAACCAGACACAG ATCCCAGCTGTGGTCTGATACCCAGGATTCATTCTGGCTACTCTTTGCTCTGCGACTCTATAATTCTGTATCAGTGTCATTCTGGCTTCAAGCTGCTGGGATCTTCATCCGTCAGCTGTGACCCGAGCAGCCAGCAGTGGAGCCCCACACCCCCAACGTGTCAAG ATATTAATGAATGCAAAGAACAAACTTCTGTCTGCTCACAAAATCTGGATTGTCTCAACATACCAGGTTCCTTTATTTGCTCAG AACCCTCCTCGCTGTCCGTCGTCTCCGTGGTCACCGCAGTGGTCGTCGTGATCGGTGGCGTGGCGGCTCTGCTGGTGATCATGTTCTGTTGTCGAAG ATATTTTCCCAAGAAAGAAGAGTCGGTCAATGCTGGATGTTGCCAGGAGAAACGTTAA
- the gtf2h1 gene encoding general transcription factor IIH subunit 1, with protein sequence MAALSEEVLLVVKKVRQRKQDGTLYLMAERIAWGPEGKDRFTVSHLYADTRCQKISPDGKAKIQLQLVLHTGESTTFHFSNDSSALKDRDAAKELLQQLLPKFKKKANKELEEKNRMLQEDPVLFQLYKDLVVSQVISADEFWANRLGDTNHADPSLSNNKQEVGISGAFLADIRPQTDGCNGLRYNLTADIIESIFRTYPTVKEKYCENVPHNLTEKEFWTRFFQSHYFHRDRINTGTQDIFSECAKQDEQGLKSMVVQGVKNPLVDLLSLEDKTLDEGYGVCTTLPSTSNSNRSVKESSNSAIIKRFNHHSAMVLAAGSRKGETPANQASETSNTDGNSRDSVFFQPPVKKVKLKEAIEYEDLQRENRPKTVALNLKKSDRYAHGPVPLQSQQYTTSQDIINSVNYIQHEMVNYKPNLTQVLSSTTASSAIAALSSGGVLMQAATQQAINQMVPSEVQGELKHLYAAAGELLRHFWSCFPVNTPFMEEKVTKMKSNLERFQMTKLCPFQEKIQRQYLSTNLTGHLEEMLQTAYSKFHIWQTRRMLRKT encoded by the exons ATGGCAGCATTATcagaggaggtgctgctggtggtgaaGAAGGTTCGCCAGAGGAAGCAGGATGGCACACTTTATCTGATGGCTGAACGGATAGCCTGGGGTCCAGAGGGGAAAGACCGCTTCACAGTCAGCCACTTGTATGCAGATACTCGCT GTCAGAAGATCAGCCCTGATGGTAAAGCCAAAATTCAGCTGCAGCTGGTGCTTCACACTGGCGAGAGTACCACATTCCACTTTTCCAATGACAGCAGTGCACTCAAAGACAGAGATGCTGCcaaggagctgctgcagcagctgcttccCAAGTTCAAGAAGAAAGCCAACAAGGAACTGGAGGAGAAAAACAG GATGCTTCAAGAAGATCCAGTGCTTTTCCAGTTGTATAAAGATCTGGTTGTGAGCCAGGTGATCAGTGCAGATGAATTCTGGGCAAACCGGTTAGGAGACACAAACCATGCGGACCCCTCTTTATCcaacaacaaacaggaagtcgGTATATCTGGAGCCTTTCTG GCAGACATTAGACCTCAGACAGATGGCTGCAATGGCTTGAGATATAATCTGACTGCTGACATTATTGAATCTATCTTCAGAACATACCCTACAG TGAAAGAGAAGTATTGTGAAAATGTGCCTCATAACCTGACGGAGAAGGAGTTCTGGACGCGCTTTTTCCAGTCCCATTATTTTCACAGAGACCGCATcaacacaggaacacaggaTATCTTCTCAGAGTGTGCCAAGCAGGATGAACAGG GGTTAAAGTCTATGGTAGTTCAAGGAGTGAAGAATCCTTTGGTCGACCTCCTGTCGTTGGAGGATAAAACATTAGACGAG GGTTATGGAGTTTGTACAACATTGCCATCAACTTCCAATTCGAACCGGTCGGTGAAGGAGAGCAGCAACTCTGCCATCATAAAGCGGTTCAACCATCACAGTGCCATGGTGCTGGCAGCCGGTTCGCGGAAGGG GGAAACACCAGCCAACCAAGCTAGTGAGACGAGCAATACAGATGGAAACTCAAGGGATTCTGTCTTCTTCCAGCCTCCTGTGAAGAAG GTTAAATTAAAAGAAGCCATAGAATATGAAGATCTGCAAAGGGAGAACAGACCAAAAACAGTAGCGTTAAACCTCAAGAAGTCTGACAG GTATGCTCATGGTCCAGTGCCACTTCAATCCCAACAGTATACGACAAGCCAGGATATCATCAACTCTGTTAACTACATCCAGCACGAGATGGTCAATTACAAACCCAACCTCACTCAG GTGTTGTCCAGCACAACAGCTAGTTCTGCCATCGCAGCACTTTCTTCAGGTGGCGTCCTCATGCAGGCAGCAACACAGCAAGCCATAAATC agatGGTACCTTCTGAGGTTCAAGGAGAGTTGAAGCATCTTTATGCAGCTGCTGGAGAGTTGTTGAGACACTTCTGGTCCTGTTTTCCTGTAAACACACCATTtatggaggagaag gtgACGAAAATGAAGTCAAACCTCGAGAGATTCCAGATGACCAAGCTTTGTCCTTTTCAGGAGAAGATTCAGCGTCAGTACTTGAGTACGAAT CTCACAGGGCATTTGGAGGAGATGTTGCAGACAGCCTACAGCAAGTTCCACATCTGGCAAACCCGTCGCATGTTGAGGAAAACCTGA